A stretch of the Halomonas sp. CH40 genome encodes the following:
- the uraH gene encoding hydroxyisourate hydrolase: MGRLTTHVLDTARGCPGQGIMIDVYRLSATQREHLGTVTTNDDGRCDAPLLEGDAFTAGEYELIFHAGDYLRRQHKDASEPRFLDVIPLRFGVADANQHYHVPLLLSPYGYTTYRGS, from the coding sequence ATGGGACGTTTAACCACCCACGTATTGGATACCGCCAGGGGCTGCCCGGGTCAAGGCATCATGATTGATGTGTATCGCCTGTCAGCCACCCAGCGAGAACATCTCGGCACTGTGACCACCAACGACGATGGCCGCTGCGATGCCCCCCTGCTTGAGGGTGATGCTTTCACAGCAGGGGAATATGAGCTGATCTTTCACGCCGGTGATTACCTGCGTCGCCAACACAAGGACGCTTCTGAGCCGCGCTTTCTGGATGTGATTCCACTGCGCTTTGGCGTTGCCGATGCCAATCAGCATTACCATGTGCCGCTTCTGCTCTCGCCATACGGCTACACCACCTATCGCGGCAGTTAA
- a CDS encoding ABC transporter substrate-binding protein, which yields MKMQASRAPGKQINSGLGLGSVALAMALLSSASHAQETDIRFQLDWRFEGPSAPFLMAVERGYFAEEGLDVQIDSGSGSAGAINRVASGAYEMGFGDLNALVEFLAENPEGPGITGVYSVYDGTPAAVFARKDSGIETPADLAGKTIAAPTFDTGYRAWGIFAAANDLDPEAVEWQNVDPTLRETLLTRGDVDAITGFYFTSLLNLEERGMSQDDLTIMPFPEYGVPLYGNAIIASEAFAEENPEAVRGFLRAFNRALGETLDDPDAAIDYVRNRDQLIDVEMETRRLKLALDSVVDTPDARENGVGGIDTQRLAEAIQLVGDAYSLPTLPEVEDVFDSAYLPPREERMLLPAGEE from the coding sequence ATGAAGATGCAGGCAAGCAGAGCACCCGGCAAACAGATAAACAGCGGTCTTGGATTAGGCAGTGTGGCCCTGGCCATGGCGCTGTTGTCTTCGGCAAGTCATGCTCAGGAAACCGACATTCGCTTCCAGCTGGACTGGCGTTTTGAAGGGCCTTCCGCTCCCTTTCTGATGGCGGTTGAGCGCGGCTACTTTGCCGAGGAAGGCCTGGATGTCCAGATCGACTCCGGCAGCGGCTCGGCAGGCGCGATTAACCGCGTGGCTTCCGGCGCCTACGAAATGGGCTTTGGCGACCTGAACGCCCTGGTGGAGTTTTTGGCCGAAAACCCCGAGGGGCCTGGTATCACCGGCGTGTATAGCGTCTACGATGGCACGCCTGCCGCCGTTTTCGCCCGCAAGGACAGTGGCATTGAAACCCCCGCGGATCTGGCCGGTAAAACCATTGCTGCCCCCACCTTTGATACCGGCTATCGCGCCTGGGGTATTTTTGCTGCTGCCAACGATCTGGACCCCGAGGCGGTGGAGTGGCAAAACGTCGATCCGACACTGCGTGAAACCCTGCTTACCCGGGGCGATGTGGATGCCATCACCGGCTTCTACTTCACCAGCTTACTGAATCTTGAAGAGCGCGGCATGAGCCAGGACGACCTGACCATCATGCCGTTTCCCGAATACGGTGTACCCCTCTATGGCAACGCCATTATTGCCAGTGAAGCGTTTGCTGAAGAGAACCCGGAAGCGGTACGCGGTTTCTTGCGCGCCTTCAATCGCGCCCTGGGCGAAACGTTGGATGATCCCGATGCGGCGATTGACTACGTGCGTAACCGCGATCAGCTGATTGATGTCGAGATGGAAACCCGCCGCCTGAAACTTGCCCTGGATAGCGTGGTGGATACGCCGGATGCCCGTGAAAACGGTGTGGGAGGTATCGATACACAGCGCCTAGCCGAGGCAATCCAGCTGGTGGGTGATGCCTACTCCCTGCCGACGCTGCCTGAGGTTGAAGACGTTTTCGATAGCGCGTATCTGCCGCCGCGCGAGGAGCGCATGCTGCTGCCAGCAGGGGAGGAGTAG
- a CDS encoding RES domain-containing protein: MSLLELGFRYRGIVYRGHNPRWQHAPESGEGAARHGGRWNPVGVPALYTSERFETAWLEAQQGFPFKTQPLTLCAYEVDCGPMLDLCDPAVQARVHPDPESWMHEAWLDRKLRKEPVVAWEIAAQLIAEGFTGIRVPSRAKGATARDINIVFWKWTRQVPTRVCVIDDEKRLPGKPK, translated from the coding sequence GTGAGCCTGCTGGAACTGGGCTTTCGGTACAGAGGCATTGTCTATCGTGGGCATAACCCCAGATGGCAGCATGCGCCTGAATCCGGAGAAGGTGCGGCTCGCCATGGAGGGCGTTGGAACCCTGTTGGCGTCCCTGCTCTATACACAAGTGAACGTTTCGAGACCGCCTGGCTTGAGGCGCAGCAAGGTTTTCCGTTCAAAACCCAGCCACTGACCCTGTGTGCCTATGAAGTGGACTGTGGGCCTATGCTGGATCTTTGTGATCCGGCGGTTCAGGCAAGGGTTCATCCTGACCCTGAAAGCTGGATGCATGAGGCCTGGCTCGACAGAAAGCTACGCAAGGAGCCTGTAGTGGCATGGGAAATAGCGGCGCAGTTGATAGCCGAAGGCTTCACCGGCATCCGCGTTCCCTCTCGGGCAAAAGGTGCGACAGCGCGAGACATCAATATCGTGTTCTGGAAGTGGACACGCCAGGTGCCGACACGCGTATGCGTCATCGACGATGAGAAGCGTCTGCCAGGCAAGCCAAAATGA
- a CDS encoding XRE family transcriptional regulator → MTIEIKDVVDREGFIMADALLNELHITKREFAHAIGLSHNAIIRKDRLHAVSTQQRLRQTYEILKRIEPWAGSTSAAWSWYRTYPIAPLGDLTAEDLVSQGRADDVRAYLALIAEGGYA, encoded by the coding sequence ATGACGATTGAAATCAAGGACGTCGTTGATCGTGAGGGCTTTATCATGGCAGATGCTCTCCTGAATGAGCTGCATATCACCAAGCGTGAGTTCGCTCATGCAATTGGCCTGAGTCATAACGCCATTATCCGTAAGGATCGACTGCATGCCGTCTCAACACAGCAGCGCCTGCGTCAGACCTATGAGATCCTCAAGCGCATCGAACCCTGGGCGGGGTCAACCAGTGCAGCCTGGTCTTGGTACCGCACCTATCCCATTGCACCTCTGGGCGACCTTACTGCAGAGGATCTGGTCAGCCAGGGCCGTGCTGATGATGTTCGCGCCTATCTTGCCCTGATTGCTGAGGGAGGCTATGCGTGA
- a CDS encoding ABC transporter permease, whose translation MNVNRQMAERLAPWIAVVVLTLIWELTVRLFNVPSFIFPSALDTAIALVTYAGPIGMHSWQTLWTTLVGFALGVVVGLGLGFIIGSSRFLYNACYPLLVGFNAIPKVAFVPILVVWFGIGSVPAILTAFLICFFPIVVNVATGLATLEPEMEDVLRVLGARRLDVLLKIGLPRSLPYFFASLKVAITLAFVGTVVSETVASNQGIGYLMMSAGSQMRMGLVFAGLIVISAMAMVMYELFSLLEKRMTAWAHRGQNR comes from the coding sequence ATGAATGTTAATCGTCAAATGGCCGAGCGGCTGGCGCCGTGGATCGCAGTGGTGGTATTGACGCTGATATGGGAACTGACGGTACGCCTTTTCAATGTCCCCAGCTTCATTTTCCCCAGCGCCTTGGATACCGCCATTGCCCTGGTCACCTATGCAGGCCCTATCGGCATGCATTCCTGGCAAACCCTCTGGACCACTCTGGTCGGGTTTGCGCTCGGGGTAGTGGTGGGGCTGGGGTTAGGCTTTATCATCGGCTCTTCACGCTTTCTGTATAACGCCTGTTATCCGCTGCTTGTGGGGTTCAATGCGATCCCCAAGGTCGCCTTCGTACCGATCCTGGTGGTGTGGTTCGGGATTGGTTCGGTGCCGGCGATTCTCACCGCCTTCCTGATCTGCTTTTTCCCCATTGTCGTCAATGTAGCGACCGGGTTGGCGACTCTTGAGCCAGAGATGGAAGACGTGTTGCGCGTACTCGGCGCCCGGCGCCTGGATGTGCTATTGAAAATCGGCCTGCCGCGCTCGCTGCCGTATTTTTTCGCCTCATTAAAAGTGGCGATCACCCTGGCATTCGTGGGCACCGTGGTCTCGGAAACCGTCGCCTCCAACCAAGGCATTGGCTACCTGATGATGAGCGCCGGATCGCAGATGCGCATGGGGCTGGTGTTTGCCGGGCTGATCGTGATCAGCGCCATGGCCATGGTGATGTACGAACTCTTCTCGCTGCTGGAAAAGCGCATGACCGCCTGGGCACACCGCGGCCAGAATCGATAA
- the guaD gene encoding guanine deaminase — MTAIDTLTSFQRHGLVLRAELLSFDADPGDDDTPLAGTVRHLPDGALWLENGRIRALDDYARLAPQLPEGIQIVDHSGKLIMPGFIDSHVHYVQLEIMASYGRQLLDWLNDYTFPEECRFAVREHADAIAEAFIEELLRVGTTTAQVFGSSHPQSMEAFFAASQRRELRMLAGKVLMDRHAPEALTDDTFGGIRDSERLIADWHGKGRLGYSVTPRFAPTSTRAQLDAAGGLLRSDPSLWLQTHLAENTGEIAWVAELFPESRDYLNVYEQSGLVGPRSTFAHGIHLDDGMRARLAGQGANIAFCPSSNMFLGSGLFDRRSAREAGLAVSVASDIGAGTDLSGLATLKAAYQVGQLRGEALTAWQGFYALTLGNARALSLDGHIGRLAEGMEADFVVLDTRATPLLARRTARCQTLAERLFALMMLGDDRAILETWANGRCQHRR; from the coding sequence ATGACCGCGATAGATACTTTAACCTCTTTCCAACGCCACGGCCTTGTGCTGCGCGCCGAACTGCTGAGCTTTGATGCCGACCCGGGTGACGACGATACCCCCTTGGCGGGCACTGTCCGGCACTTGCCCGATGGCGCCCTGTGGCTGGAAAACGGCCGCATACGTGCGCTGGATGATTACGCGCGTCTGGCGCCTCAGTTGCCCGAGGGTATCCAGATCGTGGACCACAGCGGCAAGCTGATCATGCCCGGTTTTATCGATAGCCATGTGCACTATGTACAGCTGGAGATCATGGCGTCCTATGGGCGCCAGCTGCTCGACTGGCTTAACGACTATACCTTTCCGGAAGAGTGCCGCTTTGCCGTGCGCGAGCATGCGGATGCCATCGCCGAGGCCTTTATCGAGGAGTTGTTGCGCGTCGGCACCACCACGGCGCAGGTGTTTGGTTCCAGTCATCCGCAGTCAATGGAGGCGTTTTTCGCGGCCAGCCAACGTCGCGAGCTGCGCATGCTGGCGGGCAAGGTGCTGATGGATCGCCACGCCCCCGAGGCGCTCACCGATGATACCTTCGGCGGCATCCGCGATAGCGAACGGCTGATCGCCGACTGGCACGGCAAAGGGCGGCTGGGTTACAGCGTCACCCCGCGCTTTGCGCCCACCTCGACCCGGGCGCAGCTTGACGCCGCCGGTGGGCTCTTGCGCAGCGACCCGAGCCTGTGGCTGCAGACCCATCTGGCCGAGAACACCGGCGAGATCGCCTGGGTAGCCGAGCTGTTCCCGGAAAGCCGCGACTACCTTAACGTCTACGAGCAGTCCGGCCTGGTCGGGCCGCGCAGCACCTTTGCCCACGGCATTCATCTGGATGACGGCATGCGCGCGCGCCTGGCCGGGCAGGGCGCCAATATCGCTTTCTGCCCGAGCTCCAACATGTTTCTGGGCAGCGGCCTGTTTGATCGCCGATCCGCCCGGGAAGCCGGGCTGGCGGTCAGCGTGGCCAGTGATATTGGCGCGGGCACCGATCTTTCCGGGCTGGCCACTCTTAAGGCGGCCTATCAGGTCGGCCAGCTGCGCGGTGAGGCGCTGACCGCCTGGCAGGGCTTTTATGCCCTGACGCTGGGCAATGCGCGAGCACTGTCGTTAGATGGGCATATCGGCCGATTGGCCGAGGGGATGGAAGCGGATTTCGTCGTGTTGGACACCCGCGCCACACCGCTACTTGCCCGGCGAACGGCGCGTTGCCAGACCCTTGCCGAGCGGCTTTTTGCGCTGATGATGCTGGGTGACGACCGCGCCATTCTTGAAACCTGGGCCAATGGGCGCTGCCAGCACCGGCGCTAA
- a CDS encoding ABC transporter ATP-binding protein has product MSAFVAFDDVSLAYDDSGNAIEDISLSIHEGEFVAFVGPSGCGKSTFMKLCTGLNAPTAGAIKVDGVAVTEPLKISGMAFQNANLLPWRTTLDNVLLPLEIVKPYRHQFRKRRKEFEGWARELLKTVGLADYEDQYPWQLSGGMQQRASICRALIHQPRLLMLDEPFGALDAFTREELWCVLRDLWEAQRFTVVLVTHDLREAAFLADTVYVMSSRPGRIVERRQIDLPRPRPLEITYDKPFIDLVHELRAQIGEIRSR; this is encoded by the coding sequence ATGTCGGCGTTTGTTGCCTTTGACGATGTGAGCCTGGCCTACGACGACTCGGGAAATGCCATTGAAGACATCAGTCTGAGTATCCACGAAGGCGAATTTGTCGCCTTCGTCGGGCCATCAGGCTGCGGCAAATCAACCTTTATGAAACTCTGCACGGGCCTTAACGCGCCCACGGCGGGGGCGATCAAGGTGGATGGGGTGGCGGTCACCGAGCCGCTGAAAATCTCCGGAATGGCCTTTCAGAATGCCAACCTGCTGCCGTGGCGCACAACCCTGGATAATGTCCTGTTACCGCTGGAAATCGTCAAACCCTACCGGCATCAGTTTCGCAAACGCCGCAAGGAGTTTGAGGGCTGGGCGCGGGAGCTGCTCAAAACGGTGGGCCTGGCCGACTACGAAGACCAGTACCCGTGGCAGCTATCCGGCGGTATGCAGCAGCGTGCTTCCATCTGTCGTGCGTTGATTCATCAGCCCCGGCTGTTGATGCTGGACGAGCCGTTTGGCGCCCTGGATGCCTTCACCCGCGAGGAGCTTTGGTGCGTGCTGCGCGACCTTTGGGAGGCGCAGCGCTTCACCGTGGTGCTGGTCACCCACGATCTGCGCGAAGCGGCGTTTCTTGCCGATACCGTTTATGTGATGAGCAGCCGCCCCGGACGAATCGTCGAACGGCGCCAGATTGATCTGCCACGCCCCCGTCCGCTGGAAATCACCTACGACAAGCCGTTTATCGATTTGGTGCATGAACTGCGCGCACAGATTGGTGAAATCCGCAGCCGCTGA
- a CDS encoding DUF3427 domain-containing protein codes for MAERSLPKGLYDLLITEDIKHQLESSELQPYIERLHPDDSHQRLADAIAEELSQLLAQLPHQGEDSKLQRQVALFNELLVTARRHHQPQTSQDPQTGTLPDHPSRLLALDKHQRQPELPSIALAQPWLFTAGKDSPALLHELSAELANCNQVDILVSFITVSGVRKIIDILRRITAQDARGNSQAKLRVLTTTYVGATEQKALNLLAELPNCDVRVSLDGRRTRLHAKAWLFSRSTGFGSAYVGSANLSGAALMGGLEWTVKFTETGQRQLFNRAKAHFESLWEDNEFQPYDPANSEHQAVLRQALKRESGQGNIIANPTFFELQPKAFQEDILDQLTIEREHHRYRNLLVAATGTGKTVMAAFDYRAIARQEGGHPRLLFVAHRIEILQQARATYRQVLRSPNFGELLSGHHEASDYEHLFATVQSLHSQALLKRLGPDYWRVVVVDECHHIEARQFERFVSAIQPHILLGLTATPERHDSKDILRHFDNRPDGTPAVQLRLWHALDMQLLAPFEYYACDDEQDYRGIEWSKPALEKQQLDKLLTGNDARARAVVSNWDQLVDDIGNCRALAFCVSVNHARFMANYFNKAGIKAMLVTGETDQETRRDARYCLETRKINVIVTVDLYNEGVDLPFVDTLLLLRPTQSATVFQQQIGRGLRLYEDKDSCLVLDFIGQSKGFQFDTLYQAITGLSRREILEGAQRGFGKLPSGCHIQLQKQAREQILKQLQDAVNQNWRRLKTELRSYVALHGRDALTLAQFIHDQRLELDDIYASGNKQHRGWVNLKQAIGLFDTHPVTEEAAYFSQRFSSLLHIDDAEQLNLLESVAESPAHYHISTERERLRLQMLAYQIDSHDNQTGAPEAFLQRLAAAPEAAQELKELAECLNLKAHTHYPPLQGLEHTPLKLHSRYSRREILTAVGYHSAEKRKSSREGVVRLHEQGIELMFVTLDKSSARHEGIAYDDYAISAELFHWQSQNSASASTPAGQRYIQQGEGSEKPWSFQLFVQETKAHAFRACGPVTYISHRGEKPMSITWRLLQPLSARLYESFSVLRGQ; via the coding sequence ATGGCCGAGCGCTCACTGCCGAAAGGCCTTTATGACCTGCTGATAACGGAAGATATCAAGCATCAGCTGGAGAGCTCTGAGCTTCAGCCTTATATCGAGCGCTTGCACCCGGATGATAGCCATCAACGCCTGGCCGATGCGATTGCCGAAGAGCTTTCTCAGCTATTGGCGCAACTGCCTCACCAGGGTGAAGATAGCAAGCTACAGCGTCAGGTGGCGTTATTTAATGAATTATTGGTCACGGCCAGACGTCATCATCAGCCGCAGACATCCCAAGACCCACAAACAGGTACTTTGCCAGACCACCCCAGCCGTTTGCTGGCGCTTGATAAGCATCAGCGTCAGCCAGAATTACCCAGTATTGCCCTTGCCCAACCCTGGTTGTTTACCGCGGGCAAAGACTCCCCAGCACTATTGCACGAGCTGTCTGCTGAGCTTGCTAACTGCAATCAAGTCGACATCCTGGTCAGTTTTATTACTGTGTCGGGTGTGCGCAAGATCATCGATATTCTGCGCAGAATCACCGCCCAGGATGCCCGAGGAAATAGCCAAGCCAAGCTGCGTGTTTTAACCACCACCTATGTCGGGGCTACTGAACAGAAAGCGCTGAATCTATTGGCGGAACTGCCAAATTGTGACGTTAGGGTGTCCCTCGATGGCCGCCGCACCCGTTTGCATGCCAAAGCCTGGCTGTTTAGCCGCAGCACAGGGTTTGGCTCTGCTTACGTCGGTAGCGCTAATCTTTCTGGGGCTGCCTTAATGGGTGGCCTGGAGTGGACAGTCAAGTTTACCGAAACGGGGCAGCGTCAGCTCTTCAACCGTGCCAAGGCGCATTTTGAGTCGCTTTGGGAAGACAATGAATTCCAGCCTTATGACCCTGCGAACAGTGAGCATCAGGCAGTGCTGCGTCAGGCACTCAAGCGTGAATCAGGGCAGGGCAATATCATTGCCAACCCGACCTTTTTTGAGCTGCAGCCCAAAGCGTTTCAGGAAGATATTCTTGACCAGTTGACGATAGAGCGGGAACACCATCGTTATCGCAATTTGTTGGTGGCGGCCACCGGCACCGGTAAAACCGTGATGGCAGCGTTTGATTATCGTGCTATTGCACGTCAGGAAGGGGGCCACCCCAGGCTTTTGTTTGTCGCCCACCGCATTGAAATTCTTCAGCAGGCACGTGCCACCTATCGGCAAGTATTGCGCTCACCAAACTTTGGCGAATTACTCTCGGGGCATCACGAGGCCAGTGACTACGAACACCTGTTTGCGACGGTGCAAAGCCTGCACAGCCAGGCATTGCTAAAGCGGCTTGGGCCTGACTATTGGCGCGTCGTGGTCGTGGATGAATGTCATCACATCGAGGCCCGCCAGTTTGAGCGCTTTGTGTCGGCGATTCAGCCGCACATTCTGCTTGGCCTGACAGCAACGCCAGAACGCCATGACAGCAAGGATATCCTGCGCCACTTTGATAATCGCCCGGATGGTACGCCTGCCGTTCAGCTGCGCTTATGGCATGCATTAGATATGCAACTGCTGGCTCCGTTTGAGTATTACGCCTGTGATGATGAGCAGGATTACCGCGGAATAGAGTGGTCAAAGCCGGCATTGGAAAAGCAGCAACTCGACAAGCTGCTAACGGGCAATGATGCCCGTGCCAGAGCGGTGGTCAGCAACTGGGATCAACTGGTTGATGATATTGGTAACTGTCGGGCATTGGCCTTTTGCGTATCGGTGAATCATGCGCGTTTTATGGCCAACTACTTTAACAAGGCGGGTATCAAGGCTATGTTGGTCACCGGTGAAACCGACCAGGAAACCCGCCGAGATGCGCGATACTGCTTGGAAACCCGCAAAATCAACGTGATTGTGACGGTGGATCTGTATAACGAAGGGGTTGATTTACCCTTTGTCGATACGCTTTTACTGCTTCGACCCACCCAGAGTGCGACTGTTTTTCAGCAGCAGATAGGGCGTGGTCTGCGTCTTTATGAAGATAAAGACAGCTGCCTGGTGCTGGACTTTATCGGCCAGTCCAAAGGGTTTCAGTTTGATACCTTGTATCAGGCTATCACTGGGCTATCTCGCCGTGAAATACTCGAAGGCGCACAAAGAGGTTTTGGTAAGTTACCGTCCGGCTGCCACATTCAGCTGCAAAAACAGGCCCGTGAGCAAATTCTCAAGCAGTTACAAGACGCGGTTAACCAGAACTGGCGGCGGCTGAAAACGGAACTGCGCAGCTATGTTGCGTTGCACGGCCGTGATGCGCTCACTTTGGCCCAATTTATCCATGATCAGCGGCTTGAACTTGACGATATCTATGCATCTGGCAATAAACAGCATCGTGGTTGGGTGAACCTGAAGCAAGCAATCGGCCTGTTTGATACCCACCCAGTGACTGAAGAGGCCGCGTATTTTAGTCAGCGGTTTAGCAGTTTGCTGCACATCGATGATGCAGAGCAGTTAAACCTGCTCGAAAGCGTGGCAGAAAGCCCGGCTCACTATCACATCAGCACTGAACGGGAGCGCTTGAGGCTGCAGATGCTGGCCTATCAAATCGATAGCCATGACAACCAGACAGGTGCACCAGAAGCTTTCTTGCAGCGCCTCGCCGCTGCGCCTGAAGCCGCACAAGAACTCAAGGAACTGGCGGAATGCCTGAATCTGAAGGCTCATACGCATTACCCGCCGTTGCAAGGGCTTGAGCACACGCCCTTGAAGCTGCACAGCCGCTACAGCCGGCGCGAGATACTAACGGCAGTGGGATATCACAGCGCTGAAAAACGCAAGAGCTCTCGCGAAGGGGTGGTCAGGCTGCATGAGCAAGGCATCGAGCTGATGTTTGTGACGCTGGATAAATCATCCGCTCGGCATGAAGGCATCGCCTACGACGATTACGCCATCAGCGCTGAGCTTTTCCATTGGCAGAGCCAAAACTCGGCAAGTGCCAGCACACCGGCTGGCCAGCGTTATATTCAACAGGGTGAAGGCTCGGAGAAGCCCTGGAGCTTCCAGCTGTTCGTACAGGAAACCAAGGCGCACGCTTTCAGAGCCTGTGGCCCGGTGACCTATATCAGCCATAGGGGCGAAAAGCCCATGAGCATTACCTGGCGATTGCTACAGCCTCTATCAGCACGGCTTTACGAGAGCTTCAGTGTCCTGCGTGGGCAGTGA
- the uraD gene encoding 2-oxo-4-hydroxy-4-carboxy-5-ureidoimidazoline decarboxylase, which produces MPPSPSQPLLEPRPSPLDLDTFVAHYGDIYEHSPWVAEAAWKQGLTTEHDHPDRLAELMGHILQQASSDEQIKVIRAHPDLAGKAALAGELTGDSTREQAGAGLDQCSPEELARFERLNAAYKHKFGFPFVIAVKGLDRYAILNAFAERIDNDLATERRTAVEQIIRIARLRLRARADG; this is translated from the coding sequence ATGCCGCCCTCACCTTCACAACCGCTTCTTGAGCCACGCCCCAGCCCGCTTGATCTGGACACCTTCGTGGCCCATTACGGCGATATCTACGAGCACTCTCCCTGGGTGGCTGAGGCCGCTTGGAAGCAAGGCTTGACCACTGAGCATGACCATCCCGATCGCCTCGCCGAATTGATGGGGCACATACTTCAGCAAGCCAGCAGCGACGAGCAGATCAAGGTGATTCGCGCCCACCCGGATCTGGCTGGCAAAGCGGCCCTCGCCGGAGAACTCACCGGCGATTCGACCCGCGAGCAGGCTGGCGCAGGGCTTGATCAGTGCTCACCCGAAGAGCTCGCGCGCTTTGAACGTCTGAACGCCGCCTACAAACACAAATTTGGCTTTCCTTTTGTGATTGCCGTCAAAGGCCTGGATCGCTACGCCATTCTTAACGCCTTTGCCGAGCGTATCGACAACGACCTGGCCACCGAGCGGCGCACGGCGGTTGAACAGATCATACGTATCGCCAGGCTCCGCTTGCGCGCACGGGCCGACGGTTAG
- a CDS encoding urate hydroxylase PuuD — MYSYIVDVVNLLLRWLHVIAAIAWIGESIYFVMLDNSLRTPKADEDREKGVSGEMWAVHGGGFYHNQKYTTAPDKLPNSLHWSFWKAYTTWLSGFALFVVLYMASPDFYLVNTNSPWAWAANLSGWQANLLALAFLLSGWVVYNELCKRISPNMERDGLLSLAVAVMMVVVAYLSTQMFTGRAAFLLTGAVMATAMSANVFFWIIPGQRRMVKAMQAGEAPNPLDGKRGKQRSVHNTYFTLPVVLLMISNHYSFLYSHELAWVLMTLLIFAGAVIRQFFVLMHAGHNKPLYLVAGGALIVLAFWVGAPSVTGSSSEASAPGREQVSTIIEQHCVQCHARNPEHAGFNAPPAGYVFESWEETLGQRETIQQVVGNHYMPLGNITNMTDEERAVISAWQE, encoded by the coding sequence ATGTACAGCTATATTGTTGATGTCGTCAACTTGCTGCTGCGCTGGTTGCATGTCATCGCAGCCATTGCCTGGATTGGTGAATCAATCTACTTCGTGATGCTGGATAACAGCCTGCGAACACCCAAGGCGGACGAGGACCGTGAAAAGGGCGTGTCCGGTGAAATGTGGGCCGTCCACGGTGGCGGCTTCTACCACAACCAGAAATACACCACGGCACCTGACAAACTGCCTAATAGCCTGCACTGGTCATTCTGGAAAGCCTACACCACCTGGCTGAGCGGGTTCGCCCTGTTTGTGGTGCTGTATATGGCAAGCCCCGATTTTTATCTGGTCAACACCAATAGCCCCTGGGCATGGGCGGCAAATCTGAGCGGCTGGCAGGCTAACCTGCTGGCGCTGGCGTTTCTACTTAGTGGCTGGGTGGTCTACAACGAGCTTTGCAAGCGCATCAGCCCCAATATGGAGCGCGATGGCCTGCTGAGTCTGGCCGTGGCGGTCATGATGGTGGTGGTGGCGTACCTGAGCACCCAGATGTTTACCGGGCGGGCGGCCTTTCTGCTCACCGGCGCGGTCATGGCTACGGCCATGTCGGCCAATGTCTTCTTCTGGATCATTCCCGGACAGCGGCGCATGGTCAAGGCCATGCAGGCCGGCGAGGCGCCCAATCCGCTGGATGGCAAGCGTGGCAAACAGCGCTCGGTGCATAACACCTACTTCACGCTGCCGGTGGTGCTGTTGATGATCAGCAACCACTATTCCTTCCTGTATTCCCATGAGCTTGCCTGGGTGCTCATGACATTACTGATTTTCGCCGGCGCGGTGATTCGCCAGTTCTTCGTGCTGATGCACGCTGGCCACAACAAACCGCTCTATCTGGTGGCCGGTGGGGCGCTCATCGTGCTGGCTTTCTGGGTTGGCGCCCCCAGTGTCACTGGCTCGTCGTCGGAAGCGTCCGCACCCGGGCGCGAGCAGGTAAGCACCATTATTGAGCAGCACTGCGTGCAGTGCCATGCCCGTAATCCTGAACATGCCGGCTTCAATGCGCCCCCGGCGGGATACGTGTTCGAGAGCTGGGAAGAGACCCTTGGTCAGCGGGAGACAATCCAGCAAGTGGTTGGCAATCATTATATGCCGCTGGGTAATATCACTAACATGACAGATGAGGAGCGCGCTGTTATCTCGGCCTGGCAAGAGTGA